In Acanthopagrus latus isolate v.2019 chromosome 17, fAcaLat1.1, whole genome shotgun sequence, the following are encoded in one genomic region:
- the l3mbtl1b gene encoding lethal(3)malignant brain tumor-like protein 4 isoform X2, with protein sequence MWEGLNAAGWLENHLGWKCLGIIKRPVRYLKTKLRETPGRDEVGDTGGVGMTDTPPSDGPSQGAEFDMMGALDWKDGIATLPGSDIRFRMTEFGTLEIVTDLEVKGQQAAPNSETLDPAQSHTPTPPPEGQSQPSKAAAPANQSQSGSSQAKAPGPVLLSLEEGPSMEGPSVEVGPSVEVGSSADAGPNGELSRCRACGGRVPRDALFQGKFCSSICAQPSSGRSSPGEARESHAVEGERLGKRVRKKRKIYMDSGDEEEENQEEPEEKAKTTKGRRGAKIAKLAMAAPNKKRAWSWPAYLEEERAIAAPVKLYKEHQSFPQSRNSFKVGMKLEGLDPSHPSLFCVLTVAEIQGYRIRLHFDGYPECYDFWANADSWDIKPAGWCEKNGHKLLLPKGCKDGEFNWSMYVKNCRGQLAPKHLFKSLNTSVTPSGFRAGMKLEAVDRKNPALICVATIAAVVDNRLLIHFDNWDDTYDYWCDASSPYIHPVGFCEEAELTLTTPAEYKQPKSFSWEKYLEETGTQAAPARAFKPRPPHGFQFGMKVEAVDKRNPMLIRVATIVDTEDHRLKIHFDGWSTEYDYWVETDCPDLHPVGWCQKTGHPLQYPNGSSDLLAAPGQGCPTPGCNGVGHIRGPRYGTHYTQVSCPYSEMNLNKEGLLPDRLSGERPLALSGPHSRGRRPDAHTNTMTPTTSMPDQPEGAEDSQNRKPVTVEAERLGRNSQPEPAGGASEQSHNGTRPKRTAPVPKYLKMHYVKEEIGDSKASPDAISLQQALHESVFSPGISASPPHRVALCWDKHCQLLPEVLGLTAKRVATWSAEEVACFVKGLPGCKEHAATFKTEQIDGEAFLLLTQADIVKILSIKLGPALKIYNSILMLKNADEE encoded by the exons ATGTGGGAGGGATTGAATGCTGCAGGATGGCTGGAGAATCATCTTGGTTGGAAGTGTTTGGGGATCATTAAGCGACCCGTCAGATACTTAAAAACCAAGCTCAGAGAGACACCGGGCAGAGACGAG GTTGGGGATACTGGAGGAGTGGGAATGACTGACACTCCGCCAAGTGATGGCCCCTCCCAGGGAGCAGAGTTTGACATGATGGGTGCTTTGGACTGGAAGGATGGTATTGCGACGTTGCCAGGCAGTGATATCAGG TTCCGCATGACAGAGTTTGGGACTCTTGAGATCGTCACAGACCTAGAGGTCAAAGGGCAGCAGGCAGCACCCAATAGTGAGACCTTGGACCCTGCACAGTCTCACACTCCCACCCCTCCACCAGAGGGCCAATCACAGCCTAGCAAAGCCGCagctccagccaatcagagtcagTCAGGATCATCTCAAGCTAAAG CCCCTGGACCTGTGCTTCTTTCGTTAGAGGAGGGCCCCAGCATGGAGGGCCCTAGTGTGGAGGTCGGTCCCAGTGTTGAAGTTGGCTCTAGCGCAGATGCAGGTCCAAATGGAGAACTGTCAAGATGCCGGGCTTGTGGTGGCCGTGTTCCCCGGGATGCCCTCTTTCAGGGCAAATTCTGTAGCTCCATCTGTGCCCAGCCCTCCAGTGGCAG ATCATCTCCAGGGGAGGCGAGGGAGAGTCATGCAGTAGAGGGTGAGAGGCTGGGTAAACGTGTGcgtaaaaagagaaaaatctatATGGATTctggtgatgaggaggaagaaaaccaAGAGGAACCAGAG GAAAAGGCCAAGACTACCAAAGGCAGAAGAGGTGCCAAAATTGCCAAACTGG CGATGGCCGCACCCAATAAGAAGCGGGCGTGGAGCTGGCCTGCGTATTTGGAAGAGGAGAGGGCCATTGCTGCTCCTGTTAAACTATACAAAGAG CACCAGTCGTTTCCTCAGAGCAGGAACAGTTTTAAGGTGGGAATGAAGCTGGAGGGACTCGACCCGTCTCATCCGTCTCTGTTCTGTGTACTCACTGTTGCAGAG ATCCAAGGTTATAGGATAAGACTCCACTTTGATGGTTACCCCGAATGCTACGACTTCTGGGCCAACGCTGACTCATGGGATATAAAACCAGCTGGCTGGTGTGAGAAGAATGGACATAAGTTATTGTTGCCCAAAG GTTGTAAGGATGGAGAGTTTAACTGGAGCATGTATGTGAAGAACTGCAGGGGTCAGCTGGCtccaaaacatcttttcaagAGCCTCAACACA TCTGTGACGCCGTCTGGATTCAGAGCAGGAATGAAGCTGGAGGCAGTGGACAGGAAGAACCCAGCACTGATCTGTGTGGCCACCATCGCTGCTGTTGTTGACAACCGACTGCTCATTCATTTTGATAACTGGGACGACACGTATGATTATTG GTGTGACGCTAGCAGTCCATACATCCATCCTGTGGGGTTCTGTGAAGAGGCCGAGCTTACTCTGACCACTCCAGCTG AATATAAGCAACCCAAGAGTTTCTCATGGGAGAAATATCTGGAAGAGACGGGCACACAGGCTGCTCCTGCTCGGGCTTTCAAACCA CGACCTCCACATGGCTTCCAGTTTGGGATGAAAGTGGAAGCTGTTGATAAGAGGAACCCCATGCTCATCCGTGTTGCAACTATAGTGGACACAGAGGACCACCGACTAAAG ATTCATTTTGATGGCTGGAGCACAGAGTATGACTACTGGGTGGAGACGGACTGCCCTGATCTACACCCTGTAGGGTGGTGTCAGAAAACTGGACACCCACTGCAATACCCAAACG gCTCCAGTGATTTATTAGCTGCCCCAGGACAAGGATGTCCTACCCCAGGATGCAACGGGGTTGGCCACATCAGGGGACCTCGTTACGGGACCCACTACAC TCAGGTGAGCTGTCCCTACTCAGAAATGAATCTGAACAAGGAGGGCTTGCTGCCAGATCGCCTCAGCGGAGAGCGACCGCTCGCCCTTAGCGGACCTCATTCTCGTGGGCGACGCCCCGatgctcacacaaacactatGACACCGACCACCTCGATGCCCGACCAGCCGGAAGGAGCTGAAGACTCCCAGAACAG GAAACCAGTGACAGTGGAAGCTGAGCGTTTAGGACGCAACAGCCAGCCGGAGCCAGCAGGTGGAGCCAGTGAGCAGAGCCACAATGGAACAAGGCCTAAACG GACTGCTCCAGTCCCCAAATACCTGAAAATGCACTATGTCAAAGAGGAGATTGGTGATAGTAAAG CCTCTCCAGACGCCATCTCTCTTCAGCAGGCCCTCCACGAGTCGGTGTTCTCTCCCGGCAtctctgcctcccccccccaccGGGTGGCCCTCTGCTGGGACAAGCACTGCCAGCTGCTGCCTGAGGTCCTGGGGCTGACTGCCAAGAGAGTGGCCACTTGGAGCGCTGAGGAG GTGGCCTGTTTTGTCAAAGGACTCCCAGGATGTAAAGAACATGCTGCTACATTCAAAACAGAG CAAATAGATGGCGAGGCCTTCCTGCTGCTCACCCAAGCAGACATCGTCAAGATCCTGTCAATCAAGTTAGGACCCGCCCTGAAGATCTACAACTCCATCCTCATGCTGAAGAACGCGGACGAAGAGTAA
- the l3mbtl1b gene encoding lethal(3)malignant brain tumor-like protein 4 isoform X1, which yields MWEGLNAAGWLENHLGWKCLGIIKRPVRYLKTKLRETPGRDEVGDTGGVGMTDTPPSDGPSQGAEFDMMGALDWKDGIATLPGSDIRFRMTEFGTLEIVTDLEVKGQQAAPNSETLDPAQSHTPTPPPEGQSQPSKAAAPANQSQSGSSQAKAPGPVLLSLEEGPSMEGPSVEVGPSVEVGSSADAGPNGELSRCRACGGRVPRDALFQGKFCSSICAQPSSGRSSPGEARESHAVEGERLGKRVRKKRKIYMDSGDEEEENQEEPEEKAKTTKGRRGAKIAKLAMAAPNKKRAWSWPAYLEEERAIAAPVKLYKEHQSFPQSRNSFKVGMKLEGLDPSHPSLFCVLTVAEIQGYRIRLHFDGYPECYDFWANADSWDIKPAGWCEKNGHKLLLPKGCKDGEFNWSMYVKNCRGQLAPKHLFKSLNTSVTPSGFRAGMKLEAVDRKNPALICVATIAAVVDNRLLIHFDNWDDTYDYWCDASSPYIHPVGFCEEAELTLTTPAGKTQTKTHVEYKQPKSFSWEKYLEETGTQAAPARAFKPRPPHGFQFGMKVEAVDKRNPMLIRVATIVDTEDHRLKIHFDGWSTEYDYWVETDCPDLHPVGWCQKTGHPLQYPNGSSDLLAAPGQGCPTPGCNGVGHIRGPRYGTHYTQVSCPYSEMNLNKEGLLPDRLSGERPLALSGPHSRGRRPDAHTNTMTPTTSMPDQPEGAEDSQNRKPVTVEAERLGRNSQPEPAGGASEQSHNGTRPKRTAPVPKYLKMHYVKEEIGDSKASPDAISLQQALHESVFSPGISASPPHRVALCWDKHCQLLPEVLGLTAKRVATWSAEEVACFVKGLPGCKEHAATFKTEQIDGEAFLLLTQADIVKILSIKLGPALKIYNSILMLKNADEE from the exons ATGTGGGAGGGATTGAATGCTGCAGGATGGCTGGAGAATCATCTTGGTTGGAAGTGTTTGGGGATCATTAAGCGACCCGTCAGATACTTAAAAACCAAGCTCAGAGAGACACCGGGCAGAGACGAG GTTGGGGATACTGGAGGAGTGGGAATGACTGACACTCCGCCAAGTGATGGCCCCTCCCAGGGAGCAGAGTTTGACATGATGGGTGCTTTGGACTGGAAGGATGGTATTGCGACGTTGCCAGGCAGTGATATCAGG TTCCGCATGACAGAGTTTGGGACTCTTGAGATCGTCACAGACCTAGAGGTCAAAGGGCAGCAGGCAGCACCCAATAGTGAGACCTTGGACCCTGCACAGTCTCACACTCCCACCCCTCCACCAGAGGGCCAATCACAGCCTAGCAAAGCCGCagctccagccaatcagagtcagTCAGGATCATCTCAAGCTAAAG CCCCTGGACCTGTGCTTCTTTCGTTAGAGGAGGGCCCCAGCATGGAGGGCCCTAGTGTGGAGGTCGGTCCCAGTGTTGAAGTTGGCTCTAGCGCAGATGCAGGTCCAAATGGAGAACTGTCAAGATGCCGGGCTTGTGGTGGCCGTGTTCCCCGGGATGCCCTCTTTCAGGGCAAATTCTGTAGCTCCATCTGTGCCCAGCCCTCCAGTGGCAG ATCATCTCCAGGGGAGGCGAGGGAGAGTCATGCAGTAGAGGGTGAGAGGCTGGGTAAACGTGTGcgtaaaaagagaaaaatctatATGGATTctggtgatgaggaggaagaaaaccaAGAGGAACCAGAG GAAAAGGCCAAGACTACCAAAGGCAGAAGAGGTGCCAAAATTGCCAAACTGG CGATGGCCGCACCCAATAAGAAGCGGGCGTGGAGCTGGCCTGCGTATTTGGAAGAGGAGAGGGCCATTGCTGCTCCTGTTAAACTATACAAAGAG CACCAGTCGTTTCCTCAGAGCAGGAACAGTTTTAAGGTGGGAATGAAGCTGGAGGGACTCGACCCGTCTCATCCGTCTCTGTTCTGTGTACTCACTGTTGCAGAG ATCCAAGGTTATAGGATAAGACTCCACTTTGATGGTTACCCCGAATGCTACGACTTCTGGGCCAACGCTGACTCATGGGATATAAAACCAGCTGGCTGGTGTGAGAAGAATGGACATAAGTTATTGTTGCCCAAAG GTTGTAAGGATGGAGAGTTTAACTGGAGCATGTATGTGAAGAACTGCAGGGGTCAGCTGGCtccaaaacatcttttcaagAGCCTCAACACA TCTGTGACGCCGTCTGGATTCAGAGCAGGAATGAAGCTGGAGGCAGTGGACAGGAAGAACCCAGCACTGATCTGTGTGGCCACCATCGCTGCTGTTGTTGACAACCGACTGCTCATTCATTTTGATAACTGGGACGACACGTATGATTATTG GTGTGACGCTAGCAGTCCATACATCCATCCTGTGGGGTTCTGTGAAGAGGCCGAGCTTACTCTGACCACTCCAGCTGGTAAGACACAGACCAAGACACACGTGG AATATAAGCAACCCAAGAGTTTCTCATGGGAGAAATATCTGGAAGAGACGGGCACACAGGCTGCTCCTGCTCGGGCTTTCAAACCA CGACCTCCACATGGCTTCCAGTTTGGGATGAAAGTGGAAGCTGTTGATAAGAGGAACCCCATGCTCATCCGTGTTGCAACTATAGTGGACACAGAGGACCACCGACTAAAG ATTCATTTTGATGGCTGGAGCACAGAGTATGACTACTGGGTGGAGACGGACTGCCCTGATCTACACCCTGTAGGGTGGTGTCAGAAAACTGGACACCCACTGCAATACCCAAACG gCTCCAGTGATTTATTAGCTGCCCCAGGACAAGGATGTCCTACCCCAGGATGCAACGGGGTTGGCCACATCAGGGGACCTCGTTACGGGACCCACTACAC TCAGGTGAGCTGTCCCTACTCAGAAATGAATCTGAACAAGGAGGGCTTGCTGCCAGATCGCCTCAGCGGAGAGCGACCGCTCGCCCTTAGCGGACCTCATTCTCGTGGGCGACGCCCCGatgctcacacaaacactatGACACCGACCACCTCGATGCCCGACCAGCCGGAAGGAGCTGAAGACTCCCAGAACAG GAAACCAGTGACAGTGGAAGCTGAGCGTTTAGGACGCAACAGCCAGCCGGAGCCAGCAGGTGGAGCCAGTGAGCAGAGCCACAATGGAACAAGGCCTAAACG GACTGCTCCAGTCCCCAAATACCTGAAAATGCACTATGTCAAAGAGGAGATTGGTGATAGTAAAG CCTCTCCAGACGCCATCTCTCTTCAGCAGGCCCTCCACGAGTCGGTGTTCTCTCCCGGCAtctctgcctcccccccccaccGGGTGGCCCTCTGCTGGGACAAGCACTGCCAGCTGCTGCCTGAGGTCCTGGGGCTGACTGCCAAGAGAGTGGCCACTTGGAGCGCTGAGGAG GTGGCCTGTTTTGTCAAAGGACTCCCAGGATGTAAAGAACATGCTGCTACATTCAAAACAGAG CAAATAGATGGCGAGGCCTTCCTGCTGCTCACCCAAGCAGACATCGTCAAGATCCTGTCAATCAAGTTAGGACCCGCCCTGAAGATCTACAACTCCATCCTCATGCTGAAGAACGCGGACGAAGAGTAA
- the l3mbtl1b gene encoding lethal(3)malignant brain tumor-like protein 4 isoform X3, with protein MCWFFTDLKRTSQHDCKVGDTGGVGMTDTPPSDGPSQGAEFDMMGALDWKDGIATLPGSDIRFRMTEFGTLEIVTDLEVKGQQAAPNSETLDPAQSHTPTPPPEGQSQPSKAAAPANQSQSGSSQAKAPGPVLLSLEEGPSMEGPSVEVGPSVEVGSSADAGPNGELSRCRACGGRVPRDALFQGKFCSSICAQPSSGRSSPGEARESHAVEGERLGKRVRKKRKIYMDSGDEEEENQEEPEEKAKTTKGRRGAKIAKLAMAAPNKKRAWSWPAYLEEERAIAAPVKLYKEHQSFPQSRNSFKVGMKLEGLDPSHPSLFCVLTVAEIQGYRIRLHFDGYPECYDFWANADSWDIKPAGWCEKNGHKLLLPKGCKDGEFNWSMYVKNCRGQLAPKHLFKSLNTSVTPSGFRAGMKLEAVDRKNPALICVATIAAVVDNRLLIHFDNWDDTYDYWCDASSPYIHPVGFCEEAELTLTTPAGKTQTKTHVEYKQPKSFSWEKYLEETGTQAAPARAFKPRPPHGFQFGMKVEAVDKRNPMLIRVATIVDTEDHRLKIHFDGWSTEYDYWVETDCPDLHPVGWCQKTGHPLQYPNGSSDLLAAPGQGCPTPGCNGVGHIRGPRYGTHYTQVSCPYSEMNLNKEGLLPDRLSGERPLALSGPHSRGRRPDAHTNTMTPTTSMPDQPEGAEDSQNRKPVTVEAERLGRNSQPEPAGGASEQSHNGTRPKRTAPVPKYLKMHYVKEEIGDSKASPDAISLQQALHESVFSPGISASPPHRVALCWDKHCQLLPEVLGLTAKRVATWSAEEVACFVKGLPGCKEHAATFKTEQIDGEAFLLLTQADIVKILSIKLGPALKIYNSILMLKNADEE; from the exons ATGTGCTGGTTTTTCACAGACCTTAAACGCACCAGCCAACATGACTGTAAG GTTGGGGATACTGGAGGAGTGGGAATGACTGACACTCCGCCAAGTGATGGCCCCTCCCAGGGAGCAGAGTTTGACATGATGGGTGCTTTGGACTGGAAGGATGGTATTGCGACGTTGCCAGGCAGTGATATCAGG TTCCGCATGACAGAGTTTGGGACTCTTGAGATCGTCACAGACCTAGAGGTCAAAGGGCAGCAGGCAGCACCCAATAGTGAGACCTTGGACCCTGCACAGTCTCACACTCCCACCCCTCCACCAGAGGGCCAATCACAGCCTAGCAAAGCCGCagctccagccaatcagagtcagTCAGGATCATCTCAAGCTAAAG CCCCTGGACCTGTGCTTCTTTCGTTAGAGGAGGGCCCCAGCATGGAGGGCCCTAGTGTGGAGGTCGGTCCCAGTGTTGAAGTTGGCTCTAGCGCAGATGCAGGTCCAAATGGAGAACTGTCAAGATGCCGGGCTTGTGGTGGCCGTGTTCCCCGGGATGCCCTCTTTCAGGGCAAATTCTGTAGCTCCATCTGTGCCCAGCCCTCCAGTGGCAG ATCATCTCCAGGGGAGGCGAGGGAGAGTCATGCAGTAGAGGGTGAGAGGCTGGGTAAACGTGTGcgtaaaaagagaaaaatctatATGGATTctggtgatgaggaggaagaaaaccaAGAGGAACCAGAG GAAAAGGCCAAGACTACCAAAGGCAGAAGAGGTGCCAAAATTGCCAAACTGG CGATGGCCGCACCCAATAAGAAGCGGGCGTGGAGCTGGCCTGCGTATTTGGAAGAGGAGAGGGCCATTGCTGCTCCTGTTAAACTATACAAAGAG CACCAGTCGTTTCCTCAGAGCAGGAACAGTTTTAAGGTGGGAATGAAGCTGGAGGGACTCGACCCGTCTCATCCGTCTCTGTTCTGTGTACTCACTGTTGCAGAG ATCCAAGGTTATAGGATAAGACTCCACTTTGATGGTTACCCCGAATGCTACGACTTCTGGGCCAACGCTGACTCATGGGATATAAAACCAGCTGGCTGGTGTGAGAAGAATGGACATAAGTTATTGTTGCCCAAAG GTTGTAAGGATGGAGAGTTTAACTGGAGCATGTATGTGAAGAACTGCAGGGGTCAGCTGGCtccaaaacatcttttcaagAGCCTCAACACA TCTGTGACGCCGTCTGGATTCAGAGCAGGAATGAAGCTGGAGGCAGTGGACAGGAAGAACCCAGCACTGATCTGTGTGGCCACCATCGCTGCTGTTGTTGACAACCGACTGCTCATTCATTTTGATAACTGGGACGACACGTATGATTATTG GTGTGACGCTAGCAGTCCATACATCCATCCTGTGGGGTTCTGTGAAGAGGCCGAGCTTACTCTGACCACTCCAGCTGGTAAGACACAGACCAAGACACACGTGG AATATAAGCAACCCAAGAGTTTCTCATGGGAGAAATATCTGGAAGAGACGGGCACACAGGCTGCTCCTGCTCGGGCTTTCAAACCA CGACCTCCACATGGCTTCCAGTTTGGGATGAAAGTGGAAGCTGTTGATAAGAGGAACCCCATGCTCATCCGTGTTGCAACTATAGTGGACACAGAGGACCACCGACTAAAG ATTCATTTTGATGGCTGGAGCACAGAGTATGACTACTGGGTGGAGACGGACTGCCCTGATCTACACCCTGTAGGGTGGTGTCAGAAAACTGGACACCCACTGCAATACCCAAACG gCTCCAGTGATTTATTAGCTGCCCCAGGACAAGGATGTCCTACCCCAGGATGCAACGGGGTTGGCCACATCAGGGGACCTCGTTACGGGACCCACTACAC TCAGGTGAGCTGTCCCTACTCAGAAATGAATCTGAACAAGGAGGGCTTGCTGCCAGATCGCCTCAGCGGAGAGCGACCGCTCGCCCTTAGCGGACCTCATTCTCGTGGGCGACGCCCCGatgctcacacaaacactatGACACCGACCACCTCGATGCCCGACCAGCCGGAAGGAGCTGAAGACTCCCAGAACAG GAAACCAGTGACAGTGGAAGCTGAGCGTTTAGGACGCAACAGCCAGCCGGAGCCAGCAGGTGGAGCCAGTGAGCAGAGCCACAATGGAACAAGGCCTAAACG GACTGCTCCAGTCCCCAAATACCTGAAAATGCACTATGTCAAAGAGGAGATTGGTGATAGTAAAG CCTCTCCAGACGCCATCTCTCTTCAGCAGGCCCTCCACGAGTCGGTGTTCTCTCCCGGCAtctctgcctcccccccccaccGGGTGGCCCTCTGCTGGGACAAGCACTGCCAGCTGCTGCCTGAGGTCCTGGGGCTGACTGCCAAGAGAGTGGCCACTTGGAGCGCTGAGGAG GTGGCCTGTTTTGTCAAAGGACTCCCAGGATGTAAAGAACATGCTGCTACATTCAAAACAGAG CAAATAGATGGCGAGGCCTTCCTGCTGCTCACCCAAGCAGACATCGTCAAGATCCTGTCAATCAAGTTAGGACCCGCCCTGAAGATCTACAACTCCATCCTCATGCTGAAGAACGCGGACGAAGAGTAA
- the l3mbtl1b gene encoding lethal(3)malignant brain tumor-like protein 4 isoform X4 translates to MTDTPPSDGPSQGAEFDMMGALDWKDGIATLPGSDIRFRMTEFGTLEIVTDLEVKGQQAAPNSETLDPAQSHTPTPPPEGQSQPSKAAAPANQSQSGSSQAKAPGPVLLSLEEGPSMEGPSVEVGPSVEVGSSADAGPNGELSRCRACGGRVPRDALFQGKFCSSICAQPSSGRSSPGEARESHAVEGERLGKRVRKKRKIYMDSGDEEEENQEEPEEKAKTTKGRRGAKIAKLAMAAPNKKRAWSWPAYLEEERAIAAPVKLYKEHQSFPQSRNSFKVGMKLEGLDPSHPSLFCVLTVAEIQGYRIRLHFDGYPECYDFWANADSWDIKPAGWCEKNGHKLLLPKGCKDGEFNWSMYVKNCRGQLAPKHLFKSLNTSVTPSGFRAGMKLEAVDRKNPALICVATIAAVVDNRLLIHFDNWDDTYDYWCDASSPYIHPVGFCEEAELTLTTPAGKTQTKTHVEYKQPKSFSWEKYLEETGTQAAPARAFKPRPPHGFQFGMKVEAVDKRNPMLIRVATIVDTEDHRLKIHFDGWSTEYDYWVETDCPDLHPVGWCQKTGHPLQYPNGSSDLLAAPGQGCPTPGCNGVGHIRGPRYGTHYTQVSCPYSEMNLNKEGLLPDRLSGERPLALSGPHSRGRRPDAHTNTMTPTTSMPDQPEGAEDSQNRKPVTVEAERLGRNSQPEPAGGASEQSHNGTRPKRTAPVPKYLKMHYVKEEIGDSKASPDAISLQQALHESVFSPGISASPPHRVALCWDKHCQLLPEVLGLTAKRVATWSAEEVACFVKGLPGCKEHAATFKTEQIDGEAFLLLTQADIVKILSIKLGPALKIYNSILMLKNADEE, encoded by the exons ATGACTGACACTCCGCCAAGTGATGGCCCCTCCCAGGGAGCAGAGTTTGACATGATGGGTGCTTTGGACTGGAAGGATGGTATTGCGACGTTGCCAGGCAGTGATATCAGG TTCCGCATGACAGAGTTTGGGACTCTTGAGATCGTCACAGACCTAGAGGTCAAAGGGCAGCAGGCAGCACCCAATAGTGAGACCTTGGACCCTGCACAGTCTCACACTCCCACCCCTCCACCAGAGGGCCAATCACAGCCTAGCAAAGCCGCagctccagccaatcagagtcagTCAGGATCATCTCAAGCTAAAG CCCCTGGACCTGTGCTTCTTTCGTTAGAGGAGGGCCCCAGCATGGAGGGCCCTAGTGTGGAGGTCGGTCCCAGTGTTGAAGTTGGCTCTAGCGCAGATGCAGGTCCAAATGGAGAACTGTCAAGATGCCGGGCTTGTGGTGGCCGTGTTCCCCGGGATGCCCTCTTTCAGGGCAAATTCTGTAGCTCCATCTGTGCCCAGCCCTCCAGTGGCAG ATCATCTCCAGGGGAGGCGAGGGAGAGTCATGCAGTAGAGGGTGAGAGGCTGGGTAAACGTGTGcgtaaaaagagaaaaatctatATGGATTctggtgatgaggaggaagaaaaccaAGAGGAACCAGAG GAAAAGGCCAAGACTACCAAAGGCAGAAGAGGTGCCAAAATTGCCAAACTGG CGATGGCCGCACCCAATAAGAAGCGGGCGTGGAGCTGGCCTGCGTATTTGGAAGAGGAGAGGGCCATTGCTGCTCCTGTTAAACTATACAAAGAG CACCAGTCGTTTCCTCAGAGCAGGAACAGTTTTAAGGTGGGAATGAAGCTGGAGGGACTCGACCCGTCTCATCCGTCTCTGTTCTGTGTACTCACTGTTGCAGAG ATCCAAGGTTATAGGATAAGACTCCACTTTGATGGTTACCCCGAATGCTACGACTTCTGGGCCAACGCTGACTCATGGGATATAAAACCAGCTGGCTGGTGTGAGAAGAATGGACATAAGTTATTGTTGCCCAAAG GTTGTAAGGATGGAGAGTTTAACTGGAGCATGTATGTGAAGAACTGCAGGGGTCAGCTGGCtccaaaacatcttttcaagAGCCTCAACACA TCTGTGACGCCGTCTGGATTCAGAGCAGGAATGAAGCTGGAGGCAGTGGACAGGAAGAACCCAGCACTGATCTGTGTGGCCACCATCGCTGCTGTTGTTGACAACCGACTGCTCATTCATTTTGATAACTGGGACGACACGTATGATTATTG GTGTGACGCTAGCAGTCCATACATCCATCCTGTGGGGTTCTGTGAAGAGGCCGAGCTTACTCTGACCACTCCAGCTGGTAAGACACAGACCAAGACACACGTGG AATATAAGCAACCCAAGAGTTTCTCATGGGAGAAATATCTGGAAGAGACGGGCACACAGGCTGCTCCTGCTCGGGCTTTCAAACCA CGACCTCCACATGGCTTCCAGTTTGGGATGAAAGTGGAAGCTGTTGATAAGAGGAACCCCATGCTCATCCGTGTTGCAACTATAGTGGACACAGAGGACCACCGACTAAAG ATTCATTTTGATGGCTGGAGCACAGAGTATGACTACTGGGTGGAGACGGACTGCCCTGATCTACACCCTGTAGGGTGGTGTCAGAAAACTGGACACCCACTGCAATACCCAAACG gCTCCAGTGATTTATTAGCTGCCCCAGGACAAGGATGTCCTACCCCAGGATGCAACGGGGTTGGCCACATCAGGGGACCTCGTTACGGGACCCACTACAC TCAGGTGAGCTGTCCCTACTCAGAAATGAATCTGAACAAGGAGGGCTTGCTGCCAGATCGCCTCAGCGGAGAGCGACCGCTCGCCCTTAGCGGACCTCATTCTCGTGGGCGACGCCCCGatgctcacacaaacactatGACACCGACCACCTCGATGCCCGACCAGCCGGAAGGAGCTGAAGACTCCCAGAACAG GAAACCAGTGACAGTGGAAGCTGAGCGTTTAGGACGCAACAGCCAGCCGGAGCCAGCAGGTGGAGCCAGTGAGCAGAGCCACAATGGAACAAGGCCTAAACG GACTGCTCCAGTCCCCAAATACCTGAAAATGCACTATGTCAAAGAGGAGATTGGTGATAGTAAAG CCTCTCCAGACGCCATCTCTCTTCAGCAGGCCCTCCACGAGTCGGTGTTCTCTCCCGGCAtctctgcctcccccccccaccGGGTGGCCCTCTGCTGGGACAAGCACTGCCAGCTGCTGCCTGAGGTCCTGGGGCTGACTGCCAAGAGAGTGGCCACTTGGAGCGCTGAGGAG GTGGCCTGTTTTGTCAAAGGACTCCCAGGATGTAAAGAACATGCTGCTACATTCAAAACAGAG CAAATAGATGGCGAGGCCTTCCTGCTGCTCACCCAAGCAGACATCGTCAAGATCCTGTCAATCAAGTTAGGACCCGCCCTGAAGATCTACAACTCCATCCTCATGCTGAAGAACGCGGACGAAGAGTAA